In Cicer arietinum cultivar CDC Frontier isolate Library 1 chromosome 1, Cicar.CDCFrontier_v2.0, whole genome shotgun sequence, one DNA window encodes the following:
- the LOC113787615 gene encoding beta-glucosidase 46-like translates to MPRFFVVPNGVEKIVDHIKIRYHNMPMYITENGYSSLLNPNMTMHDLLHDFKRIEYHKAYLTALRRAIRKGADVRGYMVWSLFDNFEWSSGYDITFGLYYVDRQTLERIPKLSVQWFSSFLNNDSDTNIEDLGKQYRSKYVIIDVV, encoded by the exons ATGCCAAGGTTCTTTGTGGTTCCAAATGGCGTGGAGAAGATTGTAGACCACATAAAGATAAGATACCATAACATGCCCATGTATATTACAGAAAATG GATATTCTTCGCTACTCAATCCTAATATGACAATGCATGATTTACTACATGATTTCAAACGGATAGAATATCATAAAGCTTACCTTACAGCATTGCGTAGAGCCATAAG gAAAGGTGCAGATGTAAGGGGATATATGGTATGGTCATTGTTTGACAATTTTGAATGGTCTAGTGGATATGATATAACATTTGGACTTTATTATGTGGATAGACAAACACTTGAACGGATTCCCAAACTTTCTGTTCAATGGTTTTCTAGTTTTCTCAACAATGACAGTGATACCAACATAGAAGACTTGGGCAAGCAATATAGAAGCAAATATGTGATAATTGATGTTGTCTAA
- the LOC101510414 gene encoding beta-glucosidase 18-like, producing MPKWLLHVFTLFCYFLFHVQSSHEVEDEISRSQFPKGFLFGASTSSYQIEGAAFEDGKGLSNWDVFSHTPGKINNNENDIKLMSSLGINVYRFSISWTRILPRGIYGNINPSGVMFYNNIIDNLLLRGIEPFVTIHHHDLPQELEDRYGGWLSPLIQRDFVHFAEICFKSFGDRVKYWITINEPTLVADNAFIKGIYSSGHCSLPFGNCYTGNSDVEPLLVMHNMLLSHAKAVELYRNHYQAKQGGTIGIVAHTFMYEPLREEECDRQAANRALAFVIGWLLDPLVFGEYPVEMRSILGHQLPKFSLKEKSLLRGSLDFIGINNYGALYAKDCYFSNCPIEAAQPIRGFVETTGMKDGIPIGDKQKDI from the exons ATGCCTAAATGGCTTCTGCATGTGTTTACACTTTTTTGCTATTTCCTTTTTCATGTCCAAAGTTCTCATGAAGTTGAAGATGAAATCAGCAGATCTCAATTCCCAAAAGGCTTCCTCTTTGGAGCAAGCACTTCCTCTTACCAG attgaGGGAGCAGCTTTTGAAGATGGTAAAGGTTTAAGCAATTGGGATGTATTCAGTCATACACCag GAAAGATAAACAATAATGAGAATG ACATCAAATTGATGTCCTCTCTTGGGATAAATGTATACCGATTTTCAATTTCATGGACTAGGATTTTGCCCA GAGGGATATACGGGAACATAAATCCTAGTGGGGTAATGTTCTACAACAATATTATTGACAATCTGCTACTTAGAG GTATTGAGCCATTTGTGACAATTCATCATCATGACTTGCCACAAGAGCTGGAAGATAGATATGGTGGATGGCTTAGTCCCCTAATTCA GAgagattttgttcattttgcTGAAATTTGTTTTAAGAGCTTTGGAGATAGGGTTAAGTACTGGATCACGATCAACGAACCGACTCTCGTCGCAGACAACGCCTTTATAAAGGGAATATACTCCTCTGGTCATTGTTCCCTTCCTTTTGGAAACTGTTATACTGGTAACTCTGATGTTGAGCCTCTCCTTGTCATGCACAATATGTTGTTGTCACATGCTAAGGCTGTTGAATTATACCGCAATCACTATCAG GCAAAGCAAGGTGGAACTATTGGTATTGTTGCACATACCTTCATGTATGAACCTCTTAGAGAAGAAGAGTGTGATAGACAAGCTGCAAACAGGGCCTTGGCTTTTGTCATTGGCTG GTTACTAGATCCTCTAGTTTTTGGTGAGTACCCAGTTGAAATGCGCTCTATTCTTGGTCACCAGTTGCCGAAGTTCTCCCTTAAGGAGAAGAGTCTCCTAAGAGGCAGTCTGGACTTCATTGGAATCAATAATTATGGAGCTCTCTATGCCAAGGATTGTTACTTCTCTAATTGTCCTATTGAAGCAGCTCAACCAATAAGAGGCTTTGTGGAAACAACTGGGATGAAAGATGGCATTCCAATTGGTGATAAG caaaaagatatttga
- the LOC101510092 gene encoding plant intracellular Ras-group-related LRR protein 6, with translation MDRVLKAARASGSLNLSNRSLSEVPDEVYRNLEGVGGTDDKWWEAAELQKLILAHNSIELLKEDIRNLPFLTVLNLSHNSLSQLPAAIGELPQLKMLDVSYNSLLRIPEAIGSAASLVKFDCSNNQLTELTSSLGRCLELSDLKGSNNLIASLPEDLANCSKLSKLDMEGNKLTEISENIISSWTRLTELNASKNMLNGIPVGIGGLSRLIRLDLHQNRISSIPSSIIGCHSLAEFYLGNNNISTIPVEIGELSRLGTLDLHSNQLKEYPVEACKLSLLVLNLSNNSLSGLPPEMGKMTSLRKLLLSGNPLRTLRSSLVTGPTPALLKFLRSRLSEGEDSEAITTSKKDIIAMATRLSITSKELSMGGLGLSAIPSEVWESEEVIKLDLSRNSIQELPVELSSCVSLQTLILSKNQIKDWPGSILKSLSSLSCLKLDNNPLRQIPSYGFEVVPKLQILDLSGNAASLVDGPAFSSLPNLQELYLRKMRLTEIPSDILGLHQLRILDLSQNSLQSVPEGLKNITSLVELDLSDNNISSLPPELGLLEPSLQALRLDGNPLRSIRRTVLDKGTKAVLKYLKDKLPEQ, from the exons ATGGATCGTGTTCTCAAAGCGGCGAGAGCATCCGGTTCTCTCAACCTCTCTAACCGTTCTCTCAG TGAAGTTCCCGATGAGGTTTATCGGAATCTGGAAGGGGTCGGTGGTACTGATGATAAGTGGTGGGAG GCTGCAGAGCTTCAGAAACTCATCTTGGCTCACAATAGTATTGAATTGTTAAAGGAAGATATCAGAAATTTACCTTTTCTTACTGTGTTGAATCTTAGTCACAATAGCCTTTCTCAGCTTCCTGCCGCTATAGGAGA GCTACCTCAGTTGAAGATGTTGGATGTTTCGTATAATTCGTTACTGAGAATACCGGAGGCGATTGGATCAGCTGCTTCGCTTGTGAA GTTCGATTGTTCAAATAATCAGCTCACAGAACTTACTAGCTCACTAGGAAGATGCTTGGAGTTGTCGGACTTAAAG GGATCAAACAATCTTATTGCAAGCTTGCCAGAAGATTTGGCAAATTGTTCCAAATTGTCTAAGCTAGACATGGAG GGAAACAAGCTTACAGAGATATCTGAAAATATCATTTCATCATGGACAAGGCTTACTGAATTAAATGCAT CAAAAAATATGCTGAATGGCATACCCGTCGGCATTGGAGGCCTTTCACGTTTAATTCGTCTTGATCTCCATCAGAACA GAATCTCATCAATCCCTTCATCAATCATTGGTTGTCATTCACTTGCAGAGTTTTATTTGGG GAATAACAATATTTCTACAATACCAGTGGAGATAGGGGAACTTTCTCGGCTCGGGACATTAGATCTTCACTCTAACCAG CTGAAGGAGTATCCTGTGGAGGCATGCAAATTGAGTCTGTTAGTCTTGAATCTTTCAAATAACTCATTGAGTGGGTTACCTCCTGAAATGG GCAAGATGACTAGCTTGAGGAAACTTCTGCTTAGTGGAAACCCATTGCGTACTCTTCGAAG CTCATTAGTCACTGGACCTACACCAGCATTATTGAAATTTCTTCGGAGTAGACTTTCTGAAGGTGAAG ATTCTGAAGCTATAACCACATCAAAAAAGGACATAATTGCAATGGCTACCCGACTATCTATCACTTCAAAG GAACTTTCTATGGGAGGGCTGGGGTTGAGTGCTATTCCATCAGAAGTATGGGAATCAGAGGAGGTCATAAAACTTGATCTTTCCAGAAACTCAATCCAGGAGTTGCCAGTTGAACTCTCTTCTTGTGTTTCCCTACAG ACAttgattttatcaaaaaatcaaattaaagacTGGCCAGGTTCAATTCTTAAATCACTTTCAAGTCTTTCATGTTTGAAGCTGGACAACAATCCCCTCAGACAG ATACCTTCATATGGTTTTGAAGTGGTTCCTAAGCTTCAGATCCTGGATCTAAGTGGAAATGCAGCTTCATTAGTAGACGGTCCTGCATTTTCTAGTCTACCAAACCTGCAAGAGCTTTACCTGAG AAAAATGCGTCTCACTGAAATTCCGTCAGATATATTGGGGTTGCATCAACTGCGGATCCTCGACTTGAGTCAGAATTCTCTTCAATCAGTTCCAGAG GGGTTAAAAAATATCACTTCTCTTGTGGAGCTTGATCTATCTGATAACAACATCTCATCCCTTCCACCTGAGCTG GGTTTGCTGGAACCAAGCCTTCAGGCATTGAGACTTGATGGGAACCCACTTAGAAG CATTCGGAGAACTGTCTTGGATAAAGGAACTAAAGCTGTTCTGAAATATTTGAAGGACAAATTGCCAGAGCAATAG
- the LOC101509775 gene encoding uncharacterized protein, which translates to MEADATAARDHEDQDEYILLDLDAVNDLISFPPNANYVLTGLDTLNPVLIIDDKFKLIGEYEETIGTCIAFEEQDTPVVHEETGPSEANLFSGTRLIDSSQPPTKQVRPVCQLHKVLKFKLSPDSEIQSRTDEEAN; encoded by the exons ATGGAAGCAGATGCAACAGCAGCACGTGATCATGAAGATCAAGATGAATATATTTTGCTTGACTTGGACGCTGTTAATGACCTAATTAGTTTTCCACCAAATGCAAACTATGTTCTTACT gGCCTTGACACTTTAAACCCGGTATTGATCATTGATGACAAATTTAAGTTG ATTGGGGAGTATGAGGAGACAATTGGAACATGTATCGCCTTCGAAGAACAAG ATACCCCAGTGGTTCATGAAGAGACAGGACCATCTGAAGCGAACCTATTTTCCGGAACAAGACTAATCGATTCAAGTCAACCTCCAACAAAGCAAGTCAGACCTGTGTGTCAGCTTCATAAGGTTCTCAAGTTTAAATTATCACCTGATTCTGAAATTCAAAGTCGCACAGATGAGGAGGCCAATTGA
- the LOC101510743 gene encoding LOW QUALITY PROTEIN: nuclear/nucleolar GTPase 2-like (The sequence of the model RefSeq protein was modified relative to this genomic sequence to represent the inferred CDS: inserted 1 base in 1 codon; deleted 2 bases in 1 codon) — translation MAKKKQRNVNVSGKPKHSLDVNRSNADKTEFRSAAKVRRLKMYETKPVRNRKGKVVFNAFQSKDLPNTRIRPDRNWFINVHTETQEKIQCFREAMEKHNSSNYNVIIKGKKLPMSLLKDNQKQSRFHVLDREPFEDAFGPKTKRKRPTLVAPDYESLAKKADGSQDAFEEKCVSSVSAEDNEADGFRGLARHNMFDKGQSKRIWGELYKVIDSSDVVVQVIDARDPQGTRCYHLEKHLKENCKHKHMVLLLNKVDLIPAWATKGWLRVLSKEYPTLAFHASINKSFGKGSLLSVLRQFARLRSDKQSISVGFVGYPNVGKSSVINTLRTKNVCKVAPIPGETKVWQYITLTKRIFLIDCPGVVYRNNDSETDVVLKGVVRVTNLKDAADHIGEVLKRVKKEHLTRAYKIKEWDDDNDFLLQLCKSSGKLLKGGEPDLMTAAKMILHDWQRGQIPFFVPPPQDDLSEPEEPNVNGIDVDEAVDRYQASAAFKAXADVLSSQQQSVPVQGDLFSENELKDETIDQLPNTGEDTNDEDSDGTEEPSTEVPSQELISAAGPDK, via the exons ATGGCGAAGAAGAAGCAAAGAAACGTTAACGTCTCCGGAAAACCAAAGCACTCTCTCGACGTCAACCGCAGCAATGCCGATAAGACCGAATTCCGTTCCGCCGCCAAAGTTCGCCGTCTCAAGATGTACGAAACCAAACCCGTTCGCAATCGTAAGGGGAAAGTCGTATTCAACGCGTTTCAGTCCAAGGATCTTCCCAATACTCGAATCCGACCCGATCGTAACTGGTTCA TAAATGTTCATACCGAGACTCAGGAAAAGATTCAGTGTTTCCGAGAAGCAATGGAGAAGCATAATTCGAGTAATTATAATGTTATTATCAAGGGGAAGAAGCTGCCGATGTCGCTTCTCAAAGATAACCAGAAG CAATCTAGGTTTCACGTTCTTGATAGAGAGCCTTTTGAAGATGCATTTGGACCTAAGACTAAAAGAAAGCGTCCAACCCTTGTGGCGCCTGATTATGAGTCTTTAGCTAAGAAAGCTGATGGTTCTCAAG ATGCTTTTGAAGAGAAGTGTGTTTCTAGTGTGTCTGCAGAAGACAATGAAGCAGATGGATTTAGAGGTTTAGCGCGGCATAACATGTTTGATAAGGGTCAAAGCAAACGCATTTGGGGTGAACTCTACAAAGTTATAGATTCTTCAGATGTTGTTGTCCAG GTTATCGATGCAAGGGATCCACAAGGCACTAGATGTTACCATTTAGAGAAGCATCTGAAAGAAAATTGCAAGCACAAACACATGGTGCTTTTATTGAACAAG gTTGATTTAATTCCTGCTTGGGCAACAAAAGGATGGCTTAGAGTTTTGTCAAAAGAATATCCAACGCTAGCATTCCATGCAAGCATTAATAAGTCCTTTGGAAAG GGTTCACTTCTATCGGTTCTGAGACAATTTGCTAGATTGAGAAGCGATAAGCAATCCATATCTGTTGGTTTCGTTGGATATCCAAATGTTGGGAAGTCATCAGTGATCAATACACTGCGTACAAAGAAT GTTTGCAAGGTTGCTCCAATTCCAGGGGAAACAAAAGTGTGGCAGTATATAACCCTTACAAAAAGGATCTTTTTGATTGATTGTCCAGGTGTTGTCTACCGCAACAACGACTCTGAAACAGATGTTGTGCTGAAGGGTGTG GTACGTGTAACAAACTTGAAAGATGCTGCTGACCATATAGGCGAGGTTTTGAAACGCGTGAAGAAGGAGCATTTGACAAGagcttataaaataaaagagtg GGATGATGATAATGACTTCCTACTTCAGCTTTGCAAATCATCTGGCAAACTTCTTAAG GGGGGTGAACCTGATCTGATGACTGCAGCAAAGATGATACTACATGACTGGCAGAGGGGTCAAATTCCCTTTTTTGTTCCTCCACCGCAGGATGACTTGTCCGAACCCGAGGAGCCTAATGTCAATGGCATAGATGTTGATGAGGCTGTTGATCGTTATCAGGCATCTGCTGCCTTTAAAG TTGCTGACGTTCTTTCGTCCCAGCAGCAAAGTGTTCCAGTTCAAGGAGATTTATTTAGCGAGAATGAGTTGAAGGATGAAACTATTGACCAACTTCCAAACACTGGCGAAGATACAAATGATGAAGATAGCGACGGAACCGAGGAACCATCCACTGAGGTTCCATCTCAGGAGCTTATTTCTGCT GCTGGTCCCGACAAGTGA
- the LOC101509122 gene encoding CBS domain-containing protein CBSX5, whose amino-acid sequence MAVSFLAYELSELCLGKPPLRSVSTSATIAEAIDVLRSSGESFVSVWQCDHSEFGRCECVGKICMVDVICFLCKEESLLCPSSALKASVSQVLPRVHDLVVHLEPSSSLLEAIDLILKGAQNLVVPILPTKRGGNSRRKQQQKSLAINSHNGVEFCWLTQEDVIRFLLGSIGLFTPLPALSIDALDIIDSDVLAIDYYSPASSAVEAISKSLTEQTSVAIVDNDGTFIGEISPFTLAYCDETVAAAITTLSAGDLMSYIDCGGPPEDLVRIVKARLKEKNLEKMLEEFTILTSLTGEVSASSSSDEETPTRNAARSLKYSRSSSFSPRFVRKAEAIVCHPKSSLIAVMIQAIAHRVNYLWVIEDDCSLVGIVTFSNILKVFRDHLEII is encoded by the exons ATGGCAGTTTCCTTTCTGGCATATGAGTTATCTGAACTCTGTCTCGGTAAGCCGCCGTTGAGGTCGGTATCGACGTCGGCGACCATCGCGGAGGCAATTGATGTTTTGAGAAGCTCCGGCGAGAGTTTCGTGAGTGTTTGGCAGTGCGACCATTCGGAATTTGGTCGATGTGAATGTGTGGGGAAAATTTGTATGGTTGATGTTATTTGTTTCCTTTGTAAAGAGGAAAGTCTTTTGTGTCCTTCTTCTGCTCTTAAGGCTTCGGTTTCTCAGGTTTTGCCTAGGGTTCATGATCTTGTTGTGCATCTAGAACCTTCTTCTAG CTTATTGGAAGCTATTGATCTCATACTCAAGGGAGCACAGAATCTTGTGGTGCCAATTTTACCCACAAAAAGAGGTGGCAATTCAAGGAGAAAACAGCAACAGAAATCACTAGCAATCAACAGCCATAATGGTGTTGAATTCTGTTGGTTAACTCAAGAGGATGTGATAAGGTTCTTGCTCGGTTCCATTGGCCTCTTCACACCGCTCCCAGCACTTTCCATCGATGCTCTTGATATCATCGACTCTGATGTCCTCGCCATCGATTATTATTCCCCTGCATCTTCTGCTGTTGAGGCCATCTCGAAATCCCTCACAGAACAAACTTCTGTTGCAATTGTTGACAACGATGGGACTTTCATTGGTGAGATATCACCTTTCACACTTGCTTATTGTGACGAGACGGTCGCGGCTGCGATCACAACTTTGTCTGCAGGGGACTTGATGTCCTACATTGACTGTGGTGGACCACCAGAGGATCTGGTTAGAATTGTAAAGGCAAGGCTGAAGGAGAAGAATTTGGAGAAAATGCTAGAGGAGTTTACGATTTTGACCTCCTTGACTGGCGAGGTGTCGGCGTCCTCTTCCTCTGATGAGGAGACTCCAACAAGGAATGCGGCGCGGTCGCTGAAGTACTCAAGGTCATCGAGCTTCTCGCCTAGGTTCGTGAGGAAGGCAGAGGCTATAGTGTGTCATCCTAAGAGCTCTTTGATTGCTGTGATGATTCAAGCAATTGCTCATAGAGTGAACTACTTGTGGGTTATTGAAGATGATTGCAGCTTAGTTGGTATTGTTACTTTTTCTAATATCTTGAAGGTGTTCAGAGATCATTTAGAAATCATTTAG
- the LOC101509448 gene encoding ultraviolet-B receptor UVR8 codes for MVDRYRPVSIEELPSHLILEILCSGKLSAIDLVCLEFTSKTFGASNHGFYPFKFKSLIDFAAFQLCASNATYSMMGLNSQRELYDRCGGNWKRVLRFLQSVEQSSDMVDTSSGNMQITTGKYHTLAISNSSVYSCGSSLCGVLGQGPETTQRTSFTRIDFPPLAHVVHVSASYNHAAFVMQSGEVFTCGDNSSSCCGHRDTSRPIFRPRLVESLKGIPCKQVAAGLNFTVFLTRQGHVYTCGANSHGQLGHGDTQDRPTPKMIEILGDVGPVVQVAAGPNFILSVTQDGGVYSFGSGSNFCLGHGEQHDELLPRSIQKFRRKNIHVVRVSSGDEHAVALDSNGFVYTWGKGYCGALGHGDEIEKTTPEILSSLKNHLAVQVCARKRKTFVLVDSGLVYGFGSMGFGSLGFLDRRVSDKVLKPRILNTLRSHHVSQISTGLYHTVVVTNRGQIFGFGDNERAQLGHDTLRECLEPTEIFIQNNNTTEDVDPML; via the exons ATGGTAGACCGTTATAGACCTGTTTCAATTGAGGAATTACCTTCACATTTGATTTTGGAGATTCTGTGCTCAGGGAAGCTAAGTGCAATAGACCTTGTTTGTTTGGAGTTTACTTCAAAAACTTTTGGTGCTAGTAATCATGGCTTTTACCCTTTCAAGTTTAAGTCATTGATAGACTTTGCTGCATTTCAATTGTGTGCTTCGAATGCCACATATTCCATGATGGGTTTGAATTCTCAGAGAGAGTTGTATGATCGATGTGGCGGAAATTGGAAGCGAGTTTTGAGGTTCTTGCAGTCTGTTGAACAATCCTCTGACATGGTTGATACATCATCAGGCAAT ATGCAAATTACAACAGGAAAGTATCACACATTGGCGATCAGCAACTCCTCGGTCTATTCTTGTGGTTCTAGTTTGTGTGGTGTACTTGGTCAAGGGCCTGAAACAACACAGCGTACATCCTTTACCCGGATTGATTTCCCACCTTTGGCGCACGTGGTGCATGTTTCAGCCTCCTATAACCATGCAGCTTTTGTTATGCAATCTGGAGAG GTATTCACATGTGGAGATAATTCATCTTCGTGCTGTGGTCATAGAGATACAAGTCGACCAATTTTCAGGCCACGTCTTGTTGAATCCTTGAAGGGGATTCCTTGCAAGCAG GTTGCAGCTGGGCTAAACTTCACAGTCTTCCTCACTAGACAAGGTCATGTTTACACGTGCGGAGCCAACTCACATGGCCAACTTGGTCACGGCGACACTCAGGACAGACCGACCCCCAAAATGATTGAAATCCTCGGTGATGTAGGCCCTGTTGTTCAGGTTGCCGCTGGACCAAACTTTATCTTATCTGTAACACAAGATGGAGGAGTATACTCCTTTGGATCAGGTTCTAATTTCTGTCTCGGCCATGGTGAGCAACACGATGAACTTCTGCCACGTTCCAtacaaaaatttagaaggaaaaatatTCATGTTGTCCGTGTATCTTCTGGGGACGAGCATGCAGTTGCACTTGATTCAAATGGATTT GTATATACATGGGGCAAGGGATATTGTGGTGCTTTAGGTCATGGAGATGAGATTGAGAAGACAACACCAGAGATATTGTCTAGTCTCAAGAATCACTTGGCTGTTCAG GTGTGTGCAAGAAAGAGAAAAACCTTTGTTCTAGTTGATTCAGGTTTGGTCTATGGTTTTGGCTCAATGGGATTTGGCAGCCTAGGATTTTTGGACAGAAGGGTATCTGATAAAGTCTTGAAGCCTAGAAtcttaaacacattaagatctCACCATGTTTCTCAAATTAGCACTGGCCTATACCACACTGTTGTAGTCACTAACCGTGGACAAATATTTGGCTTTGGAGACAATGAAAGAGCTCAACTTGGTCATGACACATTAAGAGAATGCCTTGAACCTACAgaaattttcatacaaaataataatacaacTGAAGATGTTGACCCTATGTTATAA